CCCATGTCCTGAGTCATACTAGATGAAAATTGAAATAAGATTCTTTGATATTTTTAATAAAAAAAGATTTAGATAAACTTTCGCATAACGAACAAGGCTACACGACGTTGTCCGTAGCTGAGCCTGCAGCGCAGGCGTTAGCGTCGGCGCGTCTTCTTGCAGAGCAAGAAGCGTGCCGGAGGACAATGTGCCTTTAGGCCGAGCGAGGGCGCAAGACCCGAAGCGAAGCGTGTCAGCCGCAGTTAAGCGCAGTTACTTATTTATTAATAAAATTCTATTTAAACTCGATATTACGGTTTCCATTGCAAAGATGCAAATCGTAACCATTATCAATGAGGAAATGGTAAGCTTGAATTACATTTTTTGGAACAAGAATTTCTGATTGATAACCTAATTTTGGATATTCAAGGATCCGATGCAAGTCGCCGACGATTTCGTTGATAATCATAAAAAGATTAATAAAGGTATGGGGAGCATGAGCTAATGGATAAGAAGGCGAGGAAATATAAAATTTTGGTTCAGACCATTGTTTTTCTAATGCTAGTTTTATTCTGAGAGTCATTGAAGGCTTTTGTAAAGCAATGATAGTGTTAATTTCAAGATTTAAAGATTTAAGAATTCTTTTTGAAAATAGAATATTCTCCCCAGTGTTTGTAGATTTATTTTCTACAAAAATTGAATTTTGGGGAACCTCTTCTGAAATTGCAACATCCGCGAAAGATTCAGCTTCAGACTTGGTAAAGATATTCTTTGTGAAGAAATTTAACCCCCCGGAGAATAAGATATGTTTTGCATAACCCTGCTTGAAGAGAAGAGCAGAATACTTAGCTACTCTTAAATCATGGCTGCATAAAACGAAAATGAGATCAGCTTTTTAATTTGGTCCCGAATTGAAAGAAAATCCCAAATTAAATTTGCGAACTGAAAATCCTCCTTAGTTATCCTTTTATGATTTTCTAATAACATTTAAGTAATTGCGCTTAACGAACTAGGCTACACGACGTTGTCCGTAGCTGAGCCTCTCCGAGGCGTTAGCGTCGGCGCGACTTCTTGCGACGCAAGAAGCGTGACGGAGGACAATGTGCCTTTAGGCCGAGCGAGGGCGAAAGTCCCGAGCGCAGCGTGTCAGCCGCAGTTATGCGCAGTTCAAATTTTACCTAGTTAAAAGTATTTTTTATTAATCAAATTTTAAACGTTATCCGGAAGAAAAAAAATGAGGTAATATTTTTTATTTGTTCTAAAATATCAGTAACATATCAAAAATTAACTAAAGAATATTTTTTTAAATTATAAGATGATTTATTCTTAAATTTATAAGATAATCTATTCTTCTGCAGGTTGCCAGAGCTCGATTGCATTTCCTTCTGGATCATATACTCTCGCAAAAACTCCTATTTCTGGCATCGAATTCCATTCTTCTTTTTCTTCTACTTCAACTCCCTTTTTTTTTAACTCTTCTATGAATGATTTTAGATTTGAAACACGAAAATTAATCATCCACATTTTATCTTTGGAGAAATAGTCTGTATTTTTAGAAAATGGTTCAAAGACAGTAGGTCCTGACTGTTGCTGCCAGACCATATTCTGAATATCTATGCCTAAGATTTCTATGTACCAGTTCTTTAAGATTTCAGGATTTTCCGAACGGAAGAAAAATCCGCCGATACCGTTGATATGTTTACTCATAGTTATCAATTTTTTTAAAAGTAAAAATAATAATCAATTTAAATATTAATCAATTCTCTTTCTTAAAACGGCGCTTTCACTTTCAAGGCAATGATTATTAATAGTATCAATGGATATTTTTGTTCATTATCTTTACTTATACATTAAAAAATTTATTTGAATTGCGCATAACGAACTAGCCTTAACGACGTAGGCTGACCCTGAGTCCCGAACGGGACGTTAGGGACTGGAACGACACTTGCGGAAGCAAGGGGAGTGCCAGAAGCCTATGTGTCGCAGACCGAGCGAGGGCGAAGACCCGAAGCGAAGCGTTAAGGCGCTGTTATACGCTGTGCATTAGTTTCTTTGAATGTTTTTGAGTTCAACAGTAAATTTTGAGCCTTCTTTTTTTCCAATTTGTTGCAAAGTTCCTCTTCTTTCATTATCCAGGTAATCAAGTCTTGAAGGAAATTTATTTGATAAAATATATATTCCATCAAGAATTATATTTTGAAATTGTGAAATATCGCATATTTCTGGATTTAATTCACCATCTTTAATTATGAATGAGTAGGTTTCAGTAGGTTTATCTACAACAATGCCTAAAACTGGATAATTGCTTGAAATAAAACGCGAGGCAATTCCATCGACATTAACAGCAACATCTCCGACTTTCAGATTTTCACTTGTTTTATGAAATATTAT
The sequence above is a segment of the Leptospira ryugenii genome. Coding sequences within it:
- a CDS encoding YdcF family protein, with protein sequence MFVLCSHDLRVAKYSALLFKQGYAKHILFSGGLNFFTKNIFTKSEAESFADVAISEEVPQNSIFVENKSTNTGENILFSKRILKSLNLEINTIIALQKPSMTLRIKLALEKQWSEPKFYISSPSYPLAHAPHTFINLFMIINEIVGDLHRILEYPKLGYQSEILVPKNVIQAYHFLIDNGYDLHLCNGNRNIEFK
- a CDS encoding VOC family protein, with protein sequence MSKHINGIGGFFFRSENPEILKNWYIEILGIDIQNMVWQQQSGPTVFEPFSKNTDYFSKDKMWMINFRVSNLKSFIEELKKKGVEVEEKEEWNSMPEIGVFARVYDPEGNAIELWQPAEE